A genomic window from Paenibacillus sp. FSL K6-0276 includes:
- a CDS encoding LysR family transcriptional regulator, whose amino-acid sequence MDIRQLKYFMAIAEEGQITSAARKLQMAQPPLSQQLKLLEEELGVKLVDRGPRSVQLTEAGAILRDRAQQILELTDSTARELNDFVKGLKGTLAIGTVSSSGATLLQDRLCKFHKTYQGVKFEIHEGNTFRIIDLLNKGIVEVGIVRTPFNATNLECLYTQAEPMIAVMTPEYDWKTAEISFEISELKDKPLIIYRRFEQLIRETCLENGFDPLIFCMNDDARTTLLWANAGLGIGIIPKSAFELTSNSNLIYKEISSESLRTRVAAVWIKNKYLSSLASKFIESFKNG is encoded by the coding sequence ATGGATATTAGACAACTTAAATATTTTATGGCTATTGCTGAGGAAGGACAGATTACTTCTGCAGCCCGAAAGCTGCAAATGGCCCAGCCTCCACTCAGCCAACAACTGAAACTACTAGAGGAAGAGCTCGGCGTAAAGCTAGTGGATCGCGGTCCTCGCAGCGTTCAACTCACCGAAGCTGGAGCCATTCTGCGAGACCGGGCTCAGCAAATTCTGGAGCTGACAGATTCTACTGCGCGTGAGCTCAATGATTTTGTCAAAGGCTTAAAAGGCACTCTCGCCATCGGCACAGTTTCTTCTTCCGGAGCTACCTTGCTCCAAGATCGGCTATGCAAGTTTCACAAAACATATCAAGGCGTTAAATTTGAGATCCATGAAGGAAACACCTTCAGAATAATCGACCTCTTAAACAAGGGCATTGTCGAAGTCGGTATTGTCCGGACACCCTTTAATGCTACAAATTTAGAATGTCTTTACACACAGGCTGAGCCTATGATTGCCGTAATGACACCAGAGTATGACTGGAAAACGGCTGAAATCTCTTTTGAGATCAGCGAGTTAAAAGATAAACCACTTATTATTTACCGCCGCTTCGAACAGCTCATTCGAGAGACATGTCTTGAGAATGGTTTTGATCCGCTAATCTTCTGCATGAATGATGATGCTCGAACAACACTACTCTGGGCTAATGCCGGACTCGGGATCGGAATCATTCCCAAATCCGCTTTTGAATTAACGAGTAACAGTAATTTGATCTATAAAGAAATCAGTAGTGAATCGCTACGCACGCGGGTCGCCGCCGTCTGGATCAAGAATAAATACTTGTCTTCATTGGCTTCCAAGTTTATTGAGAGCTTCAAGAATGGTTAA
- a CDS encoding ABC transporter ATP-binding protein, which translates to MFKIAVYLKPYKKEVIIGPIFKLMEAILELILPTIVALIINNGVGNHDSAYIYRMGGLMVMMSLLGFGCSMVCQYYAARASQGFGTTLRNKMFKHITSLSYAELDTFGTPTLINRITNDVNQLQIAVAMLIRLVIRAPFICIGAILMSMILDFRLSLILIAATPVFGIILYFIITRSAPLYRLYQQKLDALALVLSENLSGIRVIRAFAKRRTEKERFDASSDDLTSTAIRVSRISALLGPMTTLVVNAAIIAILWVGGIHIDSGRLSQGEIIAFINYITQILLALIVVSNLVIIFTKASSSANRVNEVLGVKVSVSEEGNTMIADPDHTVPAISFDHVSFGYNTTGESALEDISVVINRGETVGLIGSTGSGKSTFVNLIPRFYDAVQGEVKVDGVNVRDYKLHQLREKIGIVPQKAVLFTGTIAENIRWGKADATEEEIMQAASVAQAEEFIRKLPEGLNTQVSRGGLNLSGGQKQRLTIARAVVGKPSILILDDSSSALDFATDAALREALKESSQEMTVLVVSQRVSTVRQADKILVFEEGRIAGVGTHEELMRGCEEYKEICLSQLSSEESGQ; encoded by the coding sequence TTGTTCAAAATTGCAGTATATTTAAAACCGTACAAGAAAGAAGTAATAATTGGACCAATCTTTAAACTGATGGAAGCGATTCTGGAGTTGATTTTGCCTACCATAGTCGCGTTGATCATCAACAACGGGGTTGGAAATCATGATAGTGCCTATATATACCGCATGGGTGGCCTAATGGTGATGATGTCTCTGCTAGGCTTTGGCTGCTCCATGGTATGCCAATACTATGCAGCCCGGGCATCTCAGGGATTCGGTACTACGCTTCGAAATAAGATGTTTAAACATATAACATCTTTATCTTATGCCGAGCTGGATACCTTCGGTACGCCTACGCTGATTAATCGGATTACTAATGACGTAAACCAGCTGCAAATTGCTGTTGCCATGCTGATTCGTCTGGTCATTCGCGCGCCGTTTATCTGCATCGGGGCTATCTTAATGTCCATGATCTTGGATTTTAGGTTATCGCTGATCCTAATAGCGGCAACGCCGGTTTTTGGAATTATTTTATATTTCATTATTACACGAAGTGCTCCTTTGTACCGATTGTATCAACAGAAGCTGGATGCACTTGCGCTCGTTCTTAGTGAGAATTTGTCGGGGATTCGAGTGATTCGTGCTTTTGCCAAAAGACGTACAGAAAAAGAACGTTTTGATGCCTCTTCTGATGATTTGACGTCTACAGCGATCCGGGTCTCTCGGATTTCCGCTTTGCTTGGGCCTATGACGACACTTGTAGTAAACGCTGCGATCATAGCTATTTTGTGGGTAGGTGGAATTCATATTGATAGTGGTCGGTTGTCTCAGGGTGAGATCATTGCCTTCATCAATTACATCACTCAAATCTTGCTGGCGCTTATAGTGGTCTCTAACTTGGTCATTATTTTTACAAAAGCCTCATCCTCTGCTAATCGTGTGAATGAAGTGCTAGGGGTTAAGGTATCCGTGTCCGAGGAAGGAAATACTATGATTGCTGATCCTGATCATACAGTTCCTGCCATATCATTCGATCATGTATCGTTTGGTTATAATACGACAGGTGAATCGGCATTAGAGGATATATCAGTGGTGATTAACCGCGGAGAGACGGTGGGACTGATTGGCAGTACGGGTTCTGGTAAATCTACTTTTGTGAACTTGATCCCACGTTTTTATGATGCGGTGCAAGGTGAAGTTAAGGTGGATGGAGTGAATGTCAGAGATTATAAGCTACATCAGCTACGTGAGAAAATAGGGATCGTACCTCAGAAGGCAGTGCTATTTACAGGAACAATCGCTGAGAATATTCGTTGGGGCAAGGCAGACGCAACCGAGGAAGAAATCATGCAGGCAGCCTCAGTTGCTCAGGCGGAGGAGTTTATACGTAAATTACCAGAGGGCTTGAATACGCAGGTATCTCGTGGAGGACTAAATTTATCCGGTGGACAAAAGCAGCGCTTGACCATAGCTCGTGCAGTAGTTGGTAAGCCATCGATTCTTATTCTGGATGACTCCTCAAGTGCGCTGGATTTCGCCACCGATGCGGCACTGCGCGAGGCACTCAAAGAGAGCAGTCAGGAAATGACCGTACTTGTTGTCTCGCAGAGGGTAAGCACGGTCAGACAAGCGGATAAAATTTTGGTATTTGAGGAAGGGCGGATCGCCGGTGTCGGAACCCATGAGGAGCTGATGCGTGGTTGTGAAGAGTATAAAGAAATCTGCCTGTCCCAGCTATCGAGTGAGGAGTCGGGCCAATGA
- a CDS encoding alpha-mannosidase, whose amino-acid sequence MIRIQRFIRELSERQWLESIPIKDWDVQATEYILPGKYTEERIFVGSDTFDLFPSKQGTTYMLRTTLSIPNEWADDAVGLYFTSGSGGEGLLRINGQSFQGLDRNHPFVKLPAQVGKQIEVEIELFDAVPEPVDPLNQQATIHAPIRMIHSTLVYVNTTVQSLMYSVSVIMNAAELLPASDFRHTRVMEALYTAMDAFTLLSQEKIASGAAASIEQQLVEQIRQIGGNSEGVIHMVGQSHIDIAWLWPCRETVRKTSRTFSTVNALMDEFPEYQYAQSQPLLFEYLKMNDPALYERVKERIREGRWELVGGMWVEPDLNIPSGESLIRQMLYGQRFYQQEFGKRSFIEWLPDTFGYCASLPQILKHGGMRYFMTTKLNWNDTNQFPYDLFYWVGIDGTPMLSYCNHGVNEDTQPKDVHEHWQSYREKAKHPEQMLLYGHGDGGGGVTREMLEYIHRSDLMIGQPSSQFSSAEAFFTGISEANPNLPSWHGDLYLELHRGTYTTHGRNKRNNRKAEVLYREAELWSTLARSSLSSEQATTLQQDLHEGWKLILLNQFHDIIPGSAITETYETSMKEYEEVFERGTSSLQSGMAAIASHVQIEATMEGTPFLVFNSLGWSRDCVLELTTQDLIDQGITNIEWNRLSIVTTAGESLDSEVSSNGTTKILRIRVPNVPAMGYNTILVRENGAAEALDKPKVLPELLDAWETAYYRIRFNEQGEIVSLYDKQANREIVKAGERANQFHFFHDRPTLWDAWDIDPRYEQQPAGEAVLLEKKLISSGAIADIIGFRWRLGQSTIEQEMVLYHQHARIEFRTKVDWQETHKLLKVGFPLDVVTSRATYEIPFGALERNTHRNTSWDQAQYEVCGHRFADVSEHSYGVSVLNDCKYGYDTQGSTIRLSLLRAPRWPDITADQGYHEFAYALYPHAGDWRQGYALRAAAELNHPPAYIAASTVVHTAPPSANIWDRCCSLLPFTSEHVVLETVKWAEDDDGIILRMYESAGGRETIELKWPYPHQAVYVSNALEEEVTLMDSWQLTFTPYEIKTIKIKK is encoded by the coding sequence ATGATTAGAATACAACGGTTCATTCGAGAGTTATCTGAACGACAGTGGCTCGAATCGATTCCCATTAAGGACTGGGACGTACAAGCAACGGAATATATATTACCTGGTAAATATACCGAGGAACGTATCTTTGTAGGAAGCGATACCTTTGATTTATTCCCAAGCAAACAAGGTACAACGTATATGCTGCGTACGACGTTATCCATTCCGAATGAATGGGCTGATGACGCTGTAGGCTTATATTTCACCTCCGGATCAGGTGGGGAAGGACTGCTTCGTATCAACGGGCAGTCCTTTCAGGGGTTGGATCGAAATCATCCATTTGTGAAGCTACCAGCACAGGTTGGCAAACAAATCGAAGTGGAGATTGAACTGTTTGATGCTGTACCGGAGCCTGTAGATCCGTTAAACCAGCAAGCGACCATTCATGCTCCCATTCGAATGATTCATAGCACGCTAGTCTATGTGAACACAACAGTGCAGTCGTTGATGTATTCTGTGAGCGTCATTATGAATGCTGCGGAATTGCTACCAGCGTCAGATTTTCGTCATACTCGCGTGATGGAAGCTTTATATACAGCTATGGATGCATTTACTTTGCTATCACAAGAGAAGATTGCAAGCGGTGCCGCAGCGTCTATTGAACAACAGCTTGTTGAGCAAATAAGACAAATCGGTGGCAACAGCGAAGGTGTCATCCATATGGTAGGACAATCTCATATTGATATTGCGTGGTTGTGGCCATGTCGTGAGACGGTGCGTAAGACGAGTCGGACGTTCTCAACTGTAAATGCGTTAATGGATGAATTTCCTGAATATCAGTATGCACAGAGTCAGCCGTTGCTCTTCGAGTATTTGAAGATGAATGATCCAGCGTTATATGAGCGTGTAAAAGAACGAATTCGCGAAGGCCGCTGGGAACTTGTCGGTGGCATGTGGGTGGAGCCGGATCTCAATATACCAAGTGGAGAATCGTTGATACGGCAAATGCTCTACGGTCAAAGATTTTATCAACAGGAATTTGGCAAGAGATCCTTTATAGAATGGTTACCGGATACCTTTGGTTACTGTGCATCATTACCTCAAATTTTGAAGCATGGTGGAATGCGTTACTTCATGACGACGAAGCTGAATTGGAATGATACGAACCAATTTCCGTATGACTTGTTTTATTGGGTGGGCATTGATGGAACGCCAATGCTATCGTATTGCAACCATGGGGTGAACGAGGATACGCAGCCGAAGGATGTTCATGAACATTGGCAATCTTATCGAGAGAAAGCTAAGCATCCGGAACAAATGTTATTGTACGGGCATGGGGATGGCGGTGGCGGTGTCACGCGTGAAATGCTCGAATACATTCATCGCTCGGATCTCATGATCGGTCAGCCCTCATCTCAATTTAGTAGCGCGGAGGCATTCTTCACGGGTATTTCAGAAGCGAATCCAAATTTACCGAGCTGGCACGGTGACCTGTATCTTGAATTACATCGAGGTACTTATACGACACATGGGCGTAACAAACGTAATAATCGGAAGGCTGAGGTTCTGTATCGTGAAGCAGAGCTATGGTCTACGTTGGCTCGATCTTCGCTGAGCTCAGAACAAGCAACGACATTACAGCAGGATTTACATGAAGGATGGAAATTAATTTTATTAAATCAGTTCCATGATATTATTCCTGGTTCTGCCATTACAGAAACGTATGAGACATCGATGAAAGAGTATGAGGAAGTATTCGAGCGCGGGACTTCAAGCTTACAGAGCGGGATGGCAGCCATAGCATCCCATGTTCAGATCGAAGCGACGATGGAAGGAACACCGTTCCTTGTATTTAATAGTTTGGGTTGGAGCCGTGATTGTGTATTAGAGCTGACTACGCAGGATCTTATCGATCAAGGTATTACGAATATCGAATGGAATCGCTTATCGATCGTGACAACAGCGGGAGAATCATTGGATTCTGAAGTTAGTAGCAATGGAACGACCAAGATCCTTCGAATTCGCGTACCGAATGTTCCGGCAATGGGCTACAATACGATCCTAGTACGTGAAAATGGAGCAGCTGAAGCACTAGACAAGCCGAAAGTATTACCAGAGCTTCTTGATGCGTGGGAGACAGCATACTATCGTATACGATTCAATGAACAAGGAGAAATAGTAAGTTTATACGATAAACAAGCGAACCGTGAAATCGTGAAGGCAGGGGAGCGGGCGAATCAGTTTCATTTCTTCCATGATCGTCCGACGCTGTGGGATGCTTGGGACATTGATCCACGCTACGAGCAACAGCCTGCTGGAGAGGCAGTTCTGTTAGAGAAGAAGCTCATCAGCTCAGGAGCTATTGCCGATATCATAGGCTTCCGTTGGCGCTTAGGGCAATCCACGATTGAGCAGGAGATGGTTCTATATCATCAGCATGCTCGCATTGAGTTTAGAACAAAGGTGGATTGGCAGGAAACCCATAAGCTCCTGAAGGTGGGCTTCCCACTCGATGTTGTAACAAGTCGAGCCACCTATGAAATACCGTTCGGTGCATTAGAGCGGAATACACATCGCAATACAAGCTGGGATCAAGCACAATATGAAGTTTGTGGTCATCGCTTCGCTGATGTGTCTGAGCATAGCTATGGTGTCAGTGTGCTGAATGATTGTAAGTATGGTTATGATACCCAAGGGAGCACGATTCGTCTTTCCTTGCTACGTGCGCCAAGATGGCCGGATATAACGGCAGATCAGGGATATCATGAGTTCGCCTATGCACTGTATCCACATGCCGGTGATTGGCGCCAAGGATACGCACTTCGAGCAGCAGCAGAGCTGAATCATCCACCTGCTTATATCGCAGCATCCACAGTAGTTCATACAGCTCCGCCGAGCGCGAACATATGGGATCGTTGTTGTTCGTTGCTTCCATTTACAAGTGAGCATGTTGTCTTGGAGACGGTCAAATGGGCTGAGGATGACGATGGCATCATTCTTCGTATGTATGAATCCGCTGGAGGTCGTGAGACGATCGAGCTGAAGTGGCCGTATCCACATCAAGCGGTGTATGTATCGAATGCCTTGGAAGAAGAAGTTACGTTAATGGACAGCTGGCAACTGACCTTTACGCCTTATGAAATAAAAACGATCAAGATTAAGAAATAG
- a CDS encoding ABC transporter ATP-binding protein, producing the protein MKQNNIWKRLIVYTGHYRKIAIGAVICALLSVIASLIGPLLIGKAIDFMIGPGEVDFDAVLRLLLILAVVYVVGSFFGWLLTYLTNRIAYRTVYDLRRELFDKLNVLPLKFHDNHPQGDSISRFVNDMDAVSDGLLQGFSTLLTGIITIVGAIVLMLYISPLMTLVVLLSAPATFFVARFITIRSQKMFKEQAKILGGLNGYVEEMIGGQKVVTAYHYEERALSQFEERNETLYQTGVKSQFYGSLSNPTTRLVNNITFSVIAMIGSVMVIRGHFTVGDLSSFLIFSNLFAKPFNEITGVITQLQSAIASAQRIFAILNLTPEQPDTTDAKVMQTSQGTITFEKISFAYNPERPLINDFSLEVKPGTRVAIVGQTGAGKTTLVNLLMRFYDVDRGSIKIDGVDIKTITRDSLRRNFGMVLQDTWLYGGTIKENIAYGKPEATKEEVIAAAKAANAHGFIKRLPEGYDTKISGSGDNLSQGQKQLLTIARVMLVDPPMLILDEATSSIDTLTEVRIQKAFLTMIAGRTSFVIAHRLSTIRESDLILFMKDGDIVESGTHDQLLASGGFYARLYNSQFASA; encoded by the coding sequence ATGAAGCAAAACAATATTTGGAAGAGACTAATTGTATACACAGGGCATTATAGAAAAATAGCAATAGGCGCGGTAATATGCGCATTACTCAGTGTGATCGCCAGTCTGATCGGACCGCTGCTCATCGGTAAGGCCATCGATTTTATGATCGGACCGGGAGAGGTTGATTTTGACGCCGTACTTAGACTGCTTTTGATTCTGGCAGTGGTATATGTTGTCGGCAGCTTCTTCGGATGGCTCCTTACTTATTTAACTAATCGAATTGCATACCGGACGGTATATGACTTACGGCGGGAGCTTTTTGATAAATTAAATGTTCTGCCGTTAAAATTTCACGATAACCATCCGCAAGGGGACAGCATCAGCCGGTTTGTTAACGATATGGATGCGGTCTCTGATGGACTGCTGCAAGGTTTCTCCACACTGCTCACTGGGATCATCACCATAGTTGGGGCAATTGTACTTATGCTGTACATTAGTCCCCTGATGACCTTAGTAGTTCTTCTGTCAGCGCCAGCTACATTTTTTGTGGCAAGATTTATTACGATACGTTCCCAAAAGATGTTTAAAGAGCAGGCCAAAATTCTGGGCGGTCTCAACGGGTACGTGGAGGAAATGATTGGCGGACAAAAAGTGGTCACAGCTTATCATTATGAAGAACGCGCACTATCTCAGTTTGAAGAACGTAACGAGACCTTGTACCAGACTGGAGTGAAGTCACAATTTTATGGCTCCTTGTCCAATCCGACAACACGGCTGGTAAATAATATTACGTTCTCTGTCATTGCGATGATCGGTAGTGTCATGGTTATTCGAGGTCATTTCACGGTGGGGGACCTGTCCAGTTTCTTAATCTTTTCCAACTTGTTCGCTAAGCCTTTTAATGAAATTACGGGTGTGATTACCCAACTTCAATCGGCGATAGCCTCTGCGCAGCGGATCTTTGCCATTCTCAATCTAACGCCAGAACAACCCGATACTACGGATGCAAAGGTTATGCAAACGAGCCAAGGTACCATCACCTTCGAAAAGATTTCCTTTGCTTATAATCCAGAACGTCCTCTGATTAACGACTTCAGTCTAGAAGTGAAGCCAGGGACACGGGTTGCGATTGTAGGGCAGACCGGTGCCGGTAAGACGACACTGGTAAATCTGCTCATGCGTTTCTATGATGTAGACCGTGGATCCATCAAGATTGATGGTGTGGATATCAAGACGATTACACGTGACAGTCTGCGACGTAATTTTGGGATGGTGCTGCAGGATACTTGGCTTTATGGAGGCACGATTAAGGAAAATATTGCCTACGGTAAACCTGAGGCTACGAAGGAAGAAGTCATCGCTGCCGCTAAGGCTGCTAATGCACATGGGTTTATTAAACGACTGCCTGAGGGGTATGATACGAAAATCAGCGGCTCAGGAGATAATCTGTCTCAAGGCCAGAAGCAGCTACTTACCATAGCACGAGTAATGCTCGTAGATCCACCAATGCTAATTTTAGATGAAGCTACCAGTAGTATTGATACGTTAACTGAAGTACGGATTCAGAAAGCGTTTCTGACTATGATCGCTGGTCGGACCAGCTTTGTGATTGCTCACCGATTGTCAACAATTCGAGAGTCGGATCTCATTCTTTTTATGAAAGATGGAGACATTGTCGAGAGCGGTACGCATGATCAACTCCTGGCCAGCGGTGGTTTTTACGCCAGATTATATAACAGTCAGTTCGCATCAGCGTAG
- a CDS encoding glycoside hydrolase family 3 N-terminal domain-containing protein: MKYKNPSLSIAERVADLLAEMTLEEKIGQLLQPFGWKTYTKVNGEVQLTDAFKDAIANGGVGSLYGVLRADPWTEVTLETGLSPREGAEVTNLIQRYAMEHTRLGIPILLGEECSHGHMAIGNTVFPVPLTIGSSWNTELFQQVCQAVAAETRAQGGAATYSPVLDVTRDPRWGRTEECFGEDPHLISEMAIAAVKGLQGDSLNTDHTILATLKHFVAYGSPDGGRNADTVRMGMRELMEKDLLPFQRAVAAGAKSIMTAYNEIDGVPCTSSKELLTHILRDTWGFDGFVITDCGAMSQLRHGHQICETEEEAASLSLKAGVDMEMSGETFGQYLQSALDQQLIAVSDLDLAVERILRLKFELGLFERPYVNPALAEQVIGQSSHRELARQAAREGIVLLKNKEQSLPLSPFRGKIAVIGPNANNVYNQLGDYTSPQEREQIVTVLDGVRAKCSGLSEVVYAPGCRVKDPSREGFEAAIAAAATADTIIAVVGGSSARDFGEGTIDLKTGAAVITDTFMLSDMDCGEGFDRAQLNLCGVQLELLQELHSLGKKLIVVYINGRPIVEPWIDEHADAIVEAWYPGQEGGHAIADILFGDYNPSGRLTLSIPKHLGQLPVYYNKKRSRGHRYLETDFHPQYVFGYGLSYTSFHYDSIQLDQSSISVGGTCTVSVDVTNTGDVAGQEVVQLYIKDCVSTISRPEKELKGFCKIVLEPGEKRTVHFTIKSQELQFVSADLTWIVEPGRFEIHTGSNVEQTLSIDLQVVQ; the protein is encoded by the coding sequence ATGAAATATAAAAACCCTTCGTTATCAATTGCTGAGCGCGTTGCTGATTTGTTGGCCGAAATGACGCTGGAGGAGAAGATTGGACAACTCCTCCAGCCTTTTGGCTGGAAGACATATACAAAAGTCAACGGAGAAGTACAGCTCACGGATGCATTTAAAGACGCTATTGCGAATGGTGGAGTCGGTTCACTATATGGTGTGCTTCGAGCGGATCCATGGACAGAGGTAACACTCGAAACAGGCTTGTCCCCGCGTGAAGGGGCAGAAGTTACCAATCTTATTCAGCGTTATGCTATGGAACATACACGACTTGGCATTCCCATTCTACTCGGAGAGGAATGCTCCCATGGACATATGGCCATAGGGAACACGGTGTTCCCAGTGCCTCTGACCATCGGAAGTAGCTGGAATACAGAGTTGTTCCAACAGGTATGTCAGGCTGTAGCGGCAGAGACTCGTGCACAAGGGGGAGCAGCTACCTATTCTCCTGTATTGGACGTGACACGTGATCCGCGTTGGGGGCGGACAGAGGAATGCTTTGGCGAAGATCCTCATTTGATTAGTGAAATGGCAATAGCTGCGGTGAAGGGGTTGCAAGGGGATTCGTTAAATACGGATCATACCATTCTTGCAACCTTGAAGCACTTTGTTGCTTATGGTAGTCCAGATGGTGGACGTAATGCGGATACCGTACGTATGGGCATGCGCGAACTGATGGAGAAGGATTTACTTCCTTTCCAGCGTGCGGTTGCAGCAGGTGCCAAATCCATAATGACGGCTTACAACGAAATTGATGGTGTACCTTGTACGTCTAGTAAAGAGCTGTTGACGCATATTTTACGTGACACGTGGGGCTTTGACGGCTTCGTCATCACGGATTGTGGAGCGATGAGCCAGCTCAGACACGGTCATCAAATCTGTGAGACGGAAGAGGAAGCGGCCAGCCTATCGCTGAAAGCGGGCGTAGATATGGAGATGTCCGGTGAAACCTTCGGGCAATATTTACAATCTGCACTGGATCAGCAATTGATCGCGGTGTCAGATCTAGATCTTGCGGTGGAGCGAATCTTGCGATTGAAATTTGAATTAGGATTGTTCGAACGCCCGTATGTGAATCCAGCGTTGGCAGAGCAAGTTATTGGTCAATCGTCTCATCGAGAGTTGGCTCGGCAAGCTGCACGCGAAGGCATTGTGCTACTGAAGAATAAGGAACAGTCATTGCCGTTATCTCCATTCCGTGGCAAGATCGCCGTTATTGGACCGAACGCGAACAATGTGTATAACCAGTTAGGCGATTATACGTCACCGCAGGAGCGGGAGCAGATTGTTACCGTATTGGATGGAGTTCGCGCGAAGTGTTCAGGCTTGAGTGAGGTTGTGTATGCACCAGGCTGTCGAGTGAAGGACCCGTCTCGGGAAGGGTTCGAGGCGGCGATCGCAGCTGCCGCTACAGCGGATACAATTATTGCTGTTGTAGGCGGATCGAGTGCACGTGATTTTGGAGAAGGTACGATTGATTTGAAGACTGGGGCTGCGGTCATTACAGATACGTTTATGCTTAGTGATATGGATTGTGGAGAAGGCTTTGATCGTGCACAGCTGAATTTATGTGGAGTACAGCTCGAGCTGTTGCAGGAGCTTCACAGTTTAGGCAAGAAACTGATTGTTGTGTATATCAATGGTCGCCCAATTGTTGAGCCATGGATTGATGAGCATGCTGATGCGATTGTGGAGGCATGGTATCCAGGGCAAGAGGGAGGTCATGCGATTGCGGATATCCTGTTCGGTGACTACAACCCATCAGGTCGATTAACATTATCCATTCCGAAGCATCTGGGACAATTGCCTGTGTACTATAATAAGAAGCGTTCGCGTGGGCATCGATATTTAGAGACGGATTTCCATCCGCAATATGTATTTGGGTATGGGCTGAGCTACACGAGCTTTCACTACGATAGTATCCAATTGGATCAGTCGAGTATTTCCGTTGGTGGTACTTGTACGGTTTCGGTGGATGTGACGAATACGGGGGATGTGGCTGGACAAGAGGTCGTTCAGCTGTACATCAAGGACTGTGTCAGCACGATATCACGCCCAGAGAAGGAGCTGAAGGGCTTCTGTAAAATAGTTTTGGAGCCTGGGGAGAAGCGTACGGTTCACTTTACAATTAAGTCCCAGGAGCTGCAATTTGTCTCAGCAGATTTAACATGGATCGTCGAGCCTGGTCGATTCGAAATTCACACGGGTTCAAATGTAGAGCAAACATTGTCCATCGATTTACAGGTTGTACAATGA